A single genomic interval of Corvus cornix cornix isolate S_Up_H32 chromosome 11, ASM73873v5, whole genome shotgun sequence harbors:
- the KIFC3 gene encoding kinesin-like protein KIFC3 isoform X5, with protein sequence MAGPWLEPDPAAKEFLSRPENRMQLEMPKQVETLKEKLLEQAQEISRLRSELGGTDAEKHRDLLAAENERLRQEMKACEGELRELRRQQQAPCRDCPHLQENAGLQEQLSQLQREAEETRAKLVELDLEVQQKTNRLAEVELRLKDSLAERAEEEERLSRRLRDSQETIASLKSQPQQIKYIIKTVEVESTKAKQALCETQSRNQYLQEQVGMQKQVLKEMEQQLQSSQKTEAQLRAQIMMYEAELERAHGQMLEEMQAMEEEKNRAIEEAFSRAQVEMKAVHENLAGVRTNLLTLQPALRTLTHDYNSLKRQVRDFPLLLQETLRSARAEISQAIEEVHSTNRELLRKYRRELQLRKKCHNELVRLKGNIRVFGRVRPITKEDGEGPEAANAVTFDADDDAVLHLLHKGKQVSFELDKVFPPQASQEEVFQEVQALVTSCIDGYNVCIFAYGQTGAGKTYTMEGTAANPGINQRALQLLFSEVRSKAADWDYAITVSAAEIYNEALRDLLGKEPQEKLEIKLCPDGSGQLYVPGLTEFRVQSVEDINKVFEFGHVKRVTECTNLNEHSSRSHALLIVTVRGLDRSTGLRTTGKLNLVDLAGSERVGRSGAEGSRLREAQHINKSLSALGDVIYALRSRQGHVPFRNSKLTYLLQDSLSGDSKTLMMVQVSPAEKNTSETLCSLKFAERVRSVELGPVSRKAELGSWPSQEHLEGDSPGSAAPPGRGPRIPSPGQLSSRSASIRRKLHTSGKLRPVPL encoded by the exons GGTGGCACGGATGCGGAGAAGCACCGGGACCTGCTGGCGGCTGAGAACGAGCGCCTGCGGCAGGAGATGAAGGCATGCGAGGgggagctgcgggagctgcggcggcagcagcaggcacCGTGCCGCGACTGCCCCCACCTGCAG GAGAACGccgggctgcaggagcagctgtcccagctgcagcgGGAGGCAGAGGAGACGCGGGCCAAGTTGGTGGAGCTGGACCTGGAGGTGCAGCAGAAGACGAACCGCTTGGCCGAAGTGGAGCTGCGGCTCAAGGACTCCCTGGCTGAGAGAGCCGAGGAGGAGGAGCGGCTCAGCCGGCGGCTGCGGGACAGCCAGGAGACCATCGCCAGCCTCAAGTCCCAGCCTCAGCAGATAAAG TACATCATCAAGACGGTGGAGGTGGAGTCAACCAAGGCAAAACAAGCTCTGTGCGAGACCCAGTCCCGAAACCAGtacctgcaggagcaggtgggGATGCAGAAGCAGGTGCTGAAGGAGAtggaacagcagctgcagagctcccagaAGACAGAGGCTCAGCTCCGAGCTCAG ATCATGATGTACGAGGCTGAGCTGGAGCGAGCCCATGGGCAGATGCTGGAGGAGATGCAGGcgatggaggaggagaagaaccGCGCCATTGAAGAGGCATTTTCCCGCGCCCAGGTGGAGATGAAGGCTGTGCACGAGAACCTGGCAG GCGTCCGGACCAACCTGCTGACGCTGCAGCCGGCACTGCGCACCCTCACCCACGACTACAACAGCCTGAAGCGTCAGGTGCGCGACTTCCCCCTGCTTCTCCAGGAGACCCTGCGCAGCGCCAGGGCTGAG ATCAGCCAGGCCATCGAGGAGGTGCACAGCACCAACCGGGAGCTGCTGCGCAAGTACCGGCGGGAGCTGCAGCTCCGCAAGAAGTGTCACAATGAGCTGGTCCGGCTGAAAG GAAACATCCGTGTTTTTGGGCGAGTCCGCCCCATCACAAAAGAGGACGGTGAGGGCCCCGAGGCAGCCAATGCTGTGACCTTCGATGCTGACGATGATGCTGTCCTGCACCTCCTGCACAAAGGGAAGCAGGTGTCCTTTGAGCTGGATAAGGTCTTCCCCCCACAAGCGTCCCAGGAGGAG GTGTTTCAGGAGGTTCAAGCCCTGGTCACCTCCTGCATTGATGGCTACAATGTCTGCATCTTTGCCTATGGGCAGACAGGGGCAGGAAAAACCTACACGATGGAA GGGACGGCTGCAAACCCAGGGATCAACCAGCgggccctgcagctcctcttctCCGAGGTGCGGAGCAAAGCAGCTGACTGGGACTATGCCATCACTGTCAGCGCTGCCGAGATCTACAACGAGGCGCTCAG GGACTTGCTGGGGAAGGAGCcacaggagaagctggagaTCAAGCTGTGCCCTGATGGCAGCGGGCAGCTCTACGTGCCCGGGCTCACTGAGTTCAGAGTGCAGAGCGTGGAGGACATCAACAAG GTCTTCGAGTTTGGCCATGTCAAACGAGTGACAGAGTGCACCAACCTGAATGAGCACAGCTCTCGCTCCCACGCCCTCCTCATCGTCACCGTCCGTGGCCTCGACCGCAGCACGGGGCTCCGCACCACAG GGAAGCTGAACCTGGTGGACCTGGCGGGGTCGGAGCGGGTCGGGCGGTCGGGCGCGGAGGGCAGCCGGCTCCGCGAGGCGCAGCACATCAACAAGTCCCTGTCGGCGCTGGGCGATGTCATTTACGCCCTGCGCTCCCGGCAGGGCCACGTGCCCTTCCGCAACTCCAAGCTGACCTACCTGCTGCAGGACTCACTCAGCGGCGACAGCAAGACCCTCATGATGGTGCAG GTCTCCCCTGCTGAGAAGAACACCAGTGAGACGCTGTGCTCCCTGAAGTTTGCCGAGAGGGTTCGCTCTGTGGAGCTGGGTCCTGTCTCCCGcaaggctgagctgggctcaTGGCCCAGCCAGGAGCACCTGGAG ggTGACTCGCCGGGTTCTGCAGCACCACCTGGCCGGGGGCCACGCATCCCCAGCCCGGGGCAGCTCTCCAGTCGCTCTGCCTCCATCCGCAGGAAGCTCCACACCTCAG GGAAGCTGAGGCCAGTGCCCCTGTGA